CAGGGTGCAGTCCCATTTCCTCCCCTATGTTAGCCGTTGAACCATCAGAGTTCATCAATGGTAAGGGAATCTCCAAAGTAACAATTCTTCCACCCTCATCAAGGTCATATCTGCTGAGAGGCTGGACAAGCACAGCTGAATATTTGAGAAGGGAATTCAAACAATGCAAAAGTACACTCCCTTTAACTAAATTTCCCTCAGATTTCCCCCCTAACCCACCAACAGAAGATCCATCCCATGACCATACAAGGGCCTTCTCACAGCCTGCTAATGGTGCAGGAAGCGTCCTTAAGCACTGCCCTTTCATTAAAACAACTGATAGAGGTCCACTACCCATAGTTGAATACAGGCTCAATTTCATCCAGGGTGTCATAGAGGAATAGGAGGGAGGTCCAAAATGAAGAGGACCTTTTGATCCAGGCAAAACTGCTGAAGTGGGAAGCGGAACCATGGATACAACAATGTCATAGTCATGCAGAAATAGACGATCCAAAGTTGCTGGTGAGAGAGCAGCCAGGCTTTCACAGCGGAGAACATCAACACGATATCTTCTCTGTGTCATTGCTCCCTTCCCAACATCTACACTTCCATTAGTTACCATTTTTTCCTCAAGTTGGGAAGTAAGCTCTGATCTAGAATCCCCAGCAAAATTATCATTCTCTTCAGATGTAGTCTCCAATGGATTATCACCAGCAACACTTCCAACTGTAGATTGATAAGCATCAGGATTCTCTTTGGGTGATCCAGTAGAAGCATAATCATCAGCAGTTAGCTCAGATACACACGTACCAAAATCCCCTGATATGGTGGTTGAAGGAGTCCCTACCACCAAGGAAGTGGCATCAGGGTTGATACAAGACGGAATGCCATCCTTGACTCCATCATCAGTTTTAACCCCACCTGATGTTAAGCACTCCAAGACACACCGGAGACTAAATGCATGATTGGCAAACTCCTGCAGTTCTCCTTCGAATTTTGCTCCCTCTAATGTGCTCAAATCCATACAAAGATCTGCAATGCTATCATGGCCAAGTTTTCCTGCTTCATATAGTGTCACTGCATGAGATTTTAGACCTGCAAGAAAAATTGAGcatcaaaatatgtatataaatagcACAAGCTCCTAGCATTAGTTAACTGAATCAGATCCTTAACATAACATGAATTGACACAAACTTTGTGTTCCCAAAGATGAAGCATTTACTAGGATTCAGCCGGATATTGAAGTTCAAGAATTAAGAGCTGTACGACTAAtccatatatacacacataataataatatgggtGCTCTGAAAAATGAAGTAATGCTGAAGAAAGCAGGTCAAATGACCTAAGGAACCAAGTGCTTTAAAAACCTTGGAATTAATGTATAAGGAGATGATACTAAAAAGCAATGATAAATTCCATTCGCCATTTTTCAAGAAGAGAAGTCAATATCTTTTAAAATAACTCAAATTATGCATTTTATCATCATGGCAGAACTAATGGAACCATTAATATGCTTTAAAACGAAACAAACTGTGTGGCAGTTTCAATGCTATGCCCTTTATAAGTTCGGATGCCTGTAAAAGGGTTACACTTCTAGAAGTACAATTCTCCCTGCACTGTTGAGAAAAAATCTAAAAGCTCCCAAAATTATGTATAGGTAGTGAAGCTGCACAATGCAACATGCCCCCTAAATATAGTTGAAAAGAGAGTCTGATAACACCACacagttttaaaaagttgtataGACTAGGAAGTGCAATCAAAAGAACGAAGGAAATCAGGAAACATGATGATTTATTTTTACTCATACAGCATATCAGCATATGTATCATGTAAAGTTACCCCACCATACAGATAATAAATTACAGGTGGGTGCCATATTGCTTTTTAAGGATACAGAAATACTGATGACTGATCAGATTGGAGAACTTCCAAGGGTAATGATTTGACAGAGCCCAGGAAAGCCAGTTTTAGACCAAAAAGATACAAATCAACCCTGCCAGTTTTGCCATTTGAGGATTCATAAACAATGATGTTACTGATTGGACATTTGGACCAGAGAACTTCAGAGGGTAATGATTAGACTGCTGCCTAGAAAGGCTTGTTCGAGATATAACTGATACAAATAAACCCAATTCTATCACCAATTCACCATCATCTATTTCTTTGAAAAAATCATAACTTCAAGACTTCAAGTAATAGAAGCATTACATAATATTAAGAAAACAGTAAAATTCATTCTATACACCAGTTGTAGCCTGTAGCAAAGACCCAGATGACCAGACTAGCAAAAAACCAAATAGTTCCATAATAACTATCATGATTTGCGgtaacttacaagttacaattcCATCAGTTTAACAGTAAAaggttattttaaatttgacaaaattacaataaacaTATAGTAGGAAAATACTGCAGATTTTAGGACAAGCGAAAACTTGTTCCTCGTCACTAGATGAAAGTGAGAAAACTGCTAATTCACAGAATAAATCCCACAACGCCACAAGACCATACTTCAGCAATTAATAACATCCAAACACGATAAAAGATCTAAAGTAaaaatgaaagaagaaaatgaagcaagGTGACGAATAAATTAATAACCTACCCATGGTAAAAAACTTAATGCCCTACAAAAGTGACAGACGAGTTTCATCTCTTTCCTTCTTTCTAGATAAaaagaaatgacaaaattatttataagagGGGGAAATGAGATAGTGGAGAAACCTGGTGAAACAGATCCCATCATAAGATATGATGTAATATTAGCATCCACAAGAAAGGCAACACGGGTATAACCAGAAGTGGCACATTGATTTTCTGTCCAGGGAATGTCTCCATGCATGAAGCCACTGCCATCAGTGGGCATATTTCCAGAGCTTAGAGAAGCACGAGATCCATCTTCTTCATCATTAATGCTACTTTTGGGTGAGCCAGGTGTATTGGTGTCTTGCAGAATAGATCCTGGATCTAGTAGTTTTATAGCCCACCCCAATCGGCAAGCAAAAGAAGAAGCTGCCTGAAGCTGAGAAAGGTCGGCCTGTAAAGTTGCAGCTAATTCAGCAACAGTTGAATTCTCACTCAACACCACAAAAACAGCATAGAGCAACCTGAATACAGgagtagaaaacataaaatttattttgctCTATGGGTACAATAGTTAATGAAAGAATTCTTCTGTTCAGTACAAGTGCCTTACTCCTCAATAGGATCTTCATAGGACTGCTCCCTGTTTGAAACAAAACCTTCAAGTCTGGAAACTGAAATATTGCGCGTATCAACATCCCaaacatttaataattattaatagtgagcaactttttcaaccaaaaaaaaaaaaaaaaaaggccaaatatttaaacaaaagataGAAACCTCCCACTTGCTGAGTTATGCTTATATGTTATACTTTTAAGAGGATATATCAATAGATATTCAGAATAAATCTTTTGAATCCCTACAAAATCCATTCTCTTTCAAACACACAGACAcactaaacaaacaaacaaacataaaaatataaatataaataaaaaataaaataaaataaaaaaagcccTCAAGCACTTATGCTCTATGTCAGAGAGACTTGACATCTTAATGGACATGCAAGAGACTCCAAGGAGTATGGCCTACAAAGATTCATATAGTGGGAAACTGCAACAGGTTGATTATGAATTGCTAATGTTAACAAATTATACCAATAGATTAAGCAACAGATTTTGCCGCATAGATACTCTTTTCTTCAGGTGATTGAAAATGCAGCAGGAAAGGAAATAATAGGGAGGCCCATCATAATTCAAAGTTGACTAAATTGATAGATGCTGATTTAAAACCAGAAATGTCAAGGAAACATTAACATGCATAGTCAAGCAACAAATGATTGCCTAAGGCACTAACTTTCCCAACATCAAAATTAGTACAGTTTATCTAAAGAAGAGAACAATGTGAATCAGACAGCCAAAGAACTAAGATTGCCTAACCTTCAGTGTCAAACTATAAGACAGACGAATTACCTTTAAAACGATCATCAGGATATACAGGAACATCAAAGTAGACCAGTCCACGTCGATAAAGTCCCTTTACCACTTCAGGGTCAAAAAGAATGAATGAATTCACTTCCTCCTTACAAATTTTATCAATTGTTGCCATTTCTTCTTCTGTCAGTTTCTGCAGAAAAGTGGAGCAATGAACAAGACTATGGCTTCTAATTACTGATAAATGCTAAGAATATTTACTTAGATTTCTAGAGGCATACAATTATTCAAGAGCTAACCTTAAATTCTTCCAAAGTAAAGTTGACAAGACAAACGCCCCACCATGGCTCAATTACAAAGTCCACTGGTTGTGTAGGCAATAGTTCTTTTGCGATTGATTTGTTCAGCTTCCACATAATTTTCTGCCAAGCTCCAAAACCATTCGAACTAAGTTAGACAAATAAGAAAAAGCCATTAATCTCTTGGCAGAGTGCTACATGAacagaaaaatatgaaaaaaatcaattgtaaACACATCCATCTCATCACATCAGAAGGGCATACTTTTTGTGAAGGCCAAAGGTTTCAACAACCATCAATGGGATGAGCAGATATCGTCCTATGGTCATTTGAAGATGTGGGCAGCTTATGTAGTCAGGAAAAATGTCTCAAACTCAATGGTGGAAAAATGAAATCAGAAGTGCAAAGAGGAATAAGTTAAAGATTTAAGAATAGCCAtgaatccccccccccccctctcacCATCCCTCCCCTTCATCcccatatttgaagtaaaactTATTTATACTTATCCTAGTAAGTGCTATACAAAATAACCTACAAGATTTTCTCAGACCCTACCTTAGATCTACACTTGTTCATAATGTCAATGAATTCGTTTCTTCCAATACCAGTGAGACGCAGTGCATCTGCAGCACTAAAATTTGGGATGCTGTCATAAGGTTGCTCTGCACACAATACAACAGAATGAAAGAAGAATGACTGAATTCGTTACAGAAAAATATAGCATATAAAATGTTGCATGAGAAAGCTAAActacacaaaaataattaatcagAACAAAATTGGATACATACAGAAATACAAGGAAACTGATCAAATGATGAATTCGTTTAGGAATCCAAAATGAGTACAAACTGAAGAGGAATTAAATGGTTCAACCAAAGCATACATCAGTTATACTGCCTTCTTGAACTAGATCATTAGGGAATCAAGGTCATGTAAAGCATCATACGAGGACTTACTTATCAAGGATATAAGCATGATATTTGAAAGCTAAGCAAAATAAACGTAATTAACATAACCCTAAGAGCTGCTAGTGGATTGTCATTTTCCTTaacattaaacatttaaactatagATCTacttctttattaaaaaaaaaaaaaaaacactacaaATCTACTACCCTTAGTAAAACTCTTGTGACTGAAGGAGGTTTCTTTTCCCCTGAGAAAACCCAAAATAGGAAAGATAATAGTTACTATGGGACTGAAGAAGTGATTATTTTGTCAACTAAACAATGGATCATATAGCTGCATCATGAAACCTTTGGGTGCATTGTCCAAGCTAAGGGGTCTGACTGACTATTAAGCTATAAAATCTTGTGCATATAAGATATATGGCAGAAAGTACTGCCATACTGGAATATGAGTAACAGAGTTAGAATGTATGTAAATGACACAAGGCATTTAAAATTAACCTAAGAGGTATTATGAGAGGTAATACCATTTTTCATGACTTCAAATAACATATCACAGTAGTATCTGAAAGGAGACACCCGCATCACACGGCAAATGTACTCAGCAAGATGATACGGAAACAACTGCAAGCAGCCAAGCACAACATAAGCATATGGATTGCTAGAGTTTAACACCAAAAGATAATTATGTAGTAAAcatcaaatcaaatataaattacTTAGAAATTTAAAGAATTGAGGTAGTTGATCGTTTTAGTTATGGACTAGGTCTTTTTTAGATTCTATTCTTTAACTCTTTAAGAAGTATCAATTTAAGTAGTAAAGGGAATTTTGTAACTTAGCAAATTCTTCCCATTGTTATGTCTGCATCCAAACACAGCATATTCCAAAAATAGACATTCCAACAGCTAAAAGTACTTCATTTCTTCAACAAGAGAGGTCAGCACATAGATTCACATGCCACAGAAAAATCTAATCGTAAGTTGTTTTCTCTTATACAAGAACATTGGAGCTTAACTATGCTACAAGAAGCAGTAAAGTAAATCATCATTTCTATCACTTCCTATCACAGAGAAATAATAACTAGGCCTTAaccattaatataattacagttGGCTACCTGGATTTAAACTATAAACCTAACAAGTGTTGAAACACAATAGTTGTGTCTGTAGAAATATGACTGTTGGGTTGTGAAGAGTTGTGTCTATAGGATTGTGTCCTTTGAGTCTGTATATATTTAGCTATTGTCTCTCTATTGAGACAAGGAAGAAATACAACAAATTCTTCTAAATTTCTCTCAACATGGTATCAAGAGCCAGAGCCAAAAtctgaccttttttttttctcgatgAACAGTACAATTACTGTTcattcgaacctcttttctcaAAATTACTTGCTATTGGTGAGATCTTTTATCAGATTAGTGCTACCAAACTCTTCTCCAGTCTCCGACGACCCTGACCCATCCCTCCCCATCGCCGGTTCTGCCCCCACGCGCCACCACACTTGCCGGCGTTCCGACACCACGCGCCGGCACGTGAGGCCGTCTCCGGCAGCCTTTTCTGGCGAGATTCTCCAGTTCTACTCGTCGGCCCTCCGTGCTTCTTCCTGTGCCATCAGACTTTGTTTTGGTCGCAATGTCCTCCGACCGAAATTCTGATATCTCGGGTACTATTTCTCCTGCCAATAATTTACCTACTTTCTCGAGCTCTATTTATGTGCCGAATTTGTCTGGAAGCCCGGTGAtcacttttgaaaaattatgtgGTTCTCAAAATTACCAATCTTGGTCAGATGCCGTAGAGTTATGGTTTATGGGCCAAGGGGTTGTTGACCACTTACAAACGGGAGTAGATAAGATACCGGAAAATGAAAAGGCAATTTGGCAAAGGTTAGATGCTCAACTATGTAGCCTCCTTTGGCCTATTTCGGCCCTTTAAGACATGTGTCGAGGTATGGAATCAAGCTAAATCTCAATACACTAATGATGTCTCTCAGTTCTACAATGTTGTTGATAATTTAGTTCACTTGAAGAAAGATGGTATTGATATGGAAACATTCCTTGGCAAAGCCCAAAGTTTGATTGCTGAGTTTGGTACGCTCATGCCTATTGGTGATACACCCGCAGAGCAACTTATGTAACGAGAGAAATTCTTTGTCATACCTCTCTTAACCAAATTAGGTCCAGAATTTGAAAGCATCCGAAATCAAGTTCTTGGAAGCAACACAGTCCCGGGAACCACCGAGTTGTTCAAACGTCTCTTACAGGTTACATCCATTCCAGTTACTCAGACATCTACTACCCAACAATATGCTCTAGTCATACAAGGGGGTTGTGGACGACCTAAGGATCGTGGTGGACAGAAAAACActaaattttgtgattattgtAATCGACCTGGACACACACGGGATCGGTGTTGGAAACTACATGGGAAACCCGTACTTCCCCAAGCAAGTATCGCTCAATCTCACCTTGGAGAAGCAAACTCCCAAACCATTTCCGCTACTGAATATGAAGAGTTTGTTCGATTTAAAGCTAATCCCAAAGCTTCCTGTGTAACTCCTGCAGCCTACACGGAAGGAACTCATACTTCCCTTGTATCACAATCTAGCCTGAGCGGACCATGGGTTATCAATTCAGGTGCCTCTGAGCATATCTCTGGTAACTCATCCTTATTTTCTCATTTCACTAAGTCTGAGTCTCTTCGATCTATTGTTTTCGGTAATGGGTCAAAGAGTATAGCTACTGCAATTGGAAAGGCTTCCCCCCTTCCTACTTTGCCTCTTTCTAAGATTCTCTATATACCTAAGTGTCCTTTCAATTTAATTTCTGTCCATAAACTTACAAAACCTTTAGACTGTACGGTCACATTTTCTTCGGGGAAGATGATTGGCTCGGGGTATGAATCAGACGGACTTTATCGATTATCTACCCCAAATCCTCCTATAGTTTATACTGCTACCATTCCTCCTTCCCTTGCCCATAACCGACTAGGACATCCAGCCTTAATAAATTACGATAGCTTGTCCCTAGTTTGCCTCACTTATCGACCCTAGAGTGTGAAGCCTGTCAGCTTGGCGTGTAGGTAATAGGTCATCACGAAACCCCTTTCCCatatacaactttatttcttatgaTCGTCTCTCACCTTCATATACTGCTTTTATCAACTGTTTATCTTCTATATCTGCTCCTAAATCTCTTAAAGAAGCTCTTTCCCACCCTGGTTGGCGTCAGGCTATGATTGATGAAATGGCTGCTCTTCATTCATTGAGGACTTGGGAGTTAGTTCCATTACCCGCAAGTAAAACAACTGTTGGTTGCCGATGGATATAAACTGTGAATGTTGGACCCAATGGACAGGTTGATAGACTTAAAGCTCTACTGGTAGCTAAGGGATATACACAGGTTTTTGGGATTGATTACACTGACACATTTTCACCCGTAGCCAAAATTGCTTCAGTTAGAATCTTTCTCTCTATGGTTGCCATTCATCATTGGCCTTTGCATCAGTTAGATATTAAAAATGCCTTTCTACATGGAGATTTAGAGGAAGAAGTCTACATGGAGCAACCTCccgggtttgttgctcagggggagagTAACTTGGTTTGTAAGCTCAAGCGTTTTCTCTATGGTCTAAAACAATCTCCTCGTGCCTGGTTTGGAAGGTTCAGCATAGTAGTGCAAAATTTTGGTTTAAATCGAAGCAAAGTTGATTATTCCGTCTTTTATAGACATCAACATGGTAAGAGCATTTATCTTGttgtatatgtggatgatattgtCATTACAGGAGATGATGTTGAAGGAATACAATTGTTGAAACAACACCTATTCCAACATTTTGAAACAAAAGATCtcgggaaattaaaatattttttgggaaTTGAAGTAGTACAATCCAAGCAAGGAATTTGCATATCACAAAGGAAATATGCATTGGATATACTAGAAGAAACAGGTATTATGAATTGAAAACCTCTTGACACTCCTATGGATGCTAATGTCAAACTCCTACCAGATCAGGGGGAGCGTATCCAAGATCCAGGGAAATATAGACGTCTGGTCGGGAAATTACTTTATTTAACTGTAATTCGACCTGATATTTCTTTTGCGGTAAGTGCTGTTAGTCAATTCTTGGCATCTCCATGTGAAAGTCATTGGCAAGCTGCCGTTCAAATTTTAAGATATATTAAGAAATCCCCAGGCACTGGTTTGTTATACAAAGACCATGGAAACCTTGAAATTATTGGGTATACAGATGCAGATTGGGCAGGTGCATGGGAAAGAAAATCAACATCTAGATATTGTATCTTCTTTAGTGGCAACTTAATCTCTTGGAAAAGTAAAAAGCAAAACGTTGTTGCTCGATCAAGTGCAGAAGCCGAATATTGATCAATGGCCCTTGGAACATGTGAACTTAAGTGGTTGAAAAACCTCATTACTGAACTGAAGATTTGTACAGAGAAGTCCATAAAGCTCATTTGTGATAACCAAGCAGCTCTGCATATTGCGTCAAATCCAGTTTTTCATAAAAGAACGAAACACATTGAAATTGATTGCCATTTTATTCGAGACAAAGTTGCATCTGGAGATATTACTACATCTTTTGTTGGCTCAAATAACCAATTAGCAGATATATTTACTAAAGCTTTAAGAAGTCATAGGATTGAATACAGTTGTAACAAGTTTGGTACATATGATATACatgctccagcttgagggggagtgttgaaacACAATAGCTGTGTCTGTAGAAATATGACTGTTGGGTTGTGAAGAGTTGTGTCTATAGGATTGTGTCCTTTGAGTCTGTATATATTTAGTTGTTGTCTCTCTATTGAGACAAGGAAGAAATACAACAAATTCTTCTAAATCTCTCTCAACAACAAGCACTCAATCCATTGAAGCAGCAAAACAAATCATATCTTTTTAATAGCTTCTATCCAAGTACCTTTTGTTCTACCTCTTTATCTTACCTCCCTATGATTACTATCTTGTATATTATAATTCCTCCTAAGAAGTGCATCAATAGGTTCAGGGTTGAACATGTCTGGAAAATCAGTAAGTAATAGAGTGACATTCATGAGCATACACAAATACTTTGGAATGAGAAGCAGAGTGAGATTATAAAAACACAAGAATATCATTAGTTGATAACATCCCAACTCAAGTAGTAACTCAATTGTAGTTTTGGTGGATGCATTAAACTGTAATAGTAGtaatagttttcaaattacaaaAGAAGAAAACTTCCCCTTCATACATACCGCTAAATTCCTTCGGAGATACCGCATCATTTCTTCATAGTATTCACCTTCTTTGCATACTTTACGAGCAAAACAACTGTTCCATTGGAGTCTCCTCCTTAAGCAATGGTCGATTATCCTGTATGACAAGCTAGTAGGTGAATATATCACAGGGGAACAACCAATTGGACTATTGAAGAATGCTAGAAAAAGGAGTCATCTTGAATATGTGTGCGTGTTTAAGTACACACAGAagcatacacatacacacatatacacaccAAACATGTCCTAGGAAGCTGACTTATTAAACATCTGAAACTTATATAAAAGGTTGAACTCAGGGTTGAAGTCTCCCACAAATAAAGTCAGGAAAGGAAGACGAATGTGAGATTGCTTATATCTTCAAAGACATATTCTCCACAGCTTGAAATAAACCTAACAGTCCAGGTCACTACTCCTAGCAAACACTACATATGCAaaattattttgtgtattataaaGCTACTAATAAAACCATAATGTCAATAGCAACTACATTCTACATCACTGCATAGATTAATCCCTAAAACCCTAACTCTTGCAATGGTACTTGTATCTCAGTAAATAATTGTCAGAACCAAGGTCCATGCTTCTCAGAGACAGGACAATGTATGGTCTCCATGTAAATTAAATGCATGACAAGTCCTTTTCTTAATTTCATGTTACTGACCAAAAAGGTTAAAGTCAGCACACAAGATGACAAGATTCCTGGATCAATGCAGGGAAAGAAGATTTAAGGTAGAGCTTTCATGCAAAGCTCATCTGCCTGGCAAAACCCTACCCCTTGGGTATTCAAATGCAACAGAGATTACAACTAGTAAATGGTCCATTATATGGACCAAACCTAATAGCTATTGCAGCTAGAAATCCCAAAGGCCTGCTGATTATATCTCAACAGTTTAATCCAACTAATTCAGACAATATGAGTAGATAAAATCTATTTGCACCAGTATGATTAATATCTCAAAGGAAATAGCAAGTTCATTTCAATAGTTTCCCCAATAAAATTCAGACAAGGGGCAAGTGCAGCTCAGATTTTCACCATATACATATCTACACTAGTTATGCACAGTAATGCAAACCTTTTGTGCCATTCTTCCGTAGAATTCAAAGTAGCTTGAAGCCGCTTTGGAAGGTTTTCCCAAGGGCATTCTTCCTTGATCGCTTTTAGTATAAGCTGGTCTTCTAGAGTCGTCGGAGCGTGGTGCATTTTAAAATCCTCAGCAGATCACTTAAATATCTACACTACACAACACAACCGCATAGTCCCTGCAAATGATCTTGAAAAACCGAATAATTCAATACCATCTAGGAATATCTCATATCCAATCAAAGGAAATTGGAACGGAAATGAAATTCCAATCCTGGATCGCACTGCATTTCGATTTTCTCTCCGAATTTCTACGGCTACAGGAATTGACTGAACAGAAAGAACacagtaaaaataaaaacttcacCGGAATTTCGGAATCGAGTAGAGCCGTTCCGGCGATGATTAAAGGTTTGTCTTTGAGCTTGAATCTTCAATTGTAGTGTACGAGAAACATTGTCCGATCAAGATCTGGATAAATGGAGGCTAAATTTGGTTTGAATGATCAGAGGGACGAGACCCGCGTTGTTCTGTCCTATTTCCGTTTTCGCTCCCGTGCTACCGTTAATACGCCGTTACTGGGATTGCCTAAAATTGCCTTTCCGGAATTCCGGGTTTAGTAAAACGGGTAATTCTGAATGGAATGTTTCCATTTTATCATCTGCAGTCCGGGTAGAGAAAGAGGCAAATGAAGCCCGCATAAACACCTCAACTCATTGCAAATGTAAAATTTGTCACAAAAGATTAAGGATTGGGTCTTACTAGTGGCAGTATGGGAGTAACCTCTCAAAATGAGGGATTCCTTGTGGGCAGTGAGTAAAAGTCTAATCTCTGTTGGTTAGTTGAGTCATCATGGGTGTAGGGGCGCTTGGGTTGGGCAATTCCACCATTCTCAagacaatttatatcgtggaccaggatTCACATAGCATTGTGGACCCCAGataaaaacgacgtcgttttgatattTAAGCTTTAACTGTTTTTGAAGTTTCCCGTTTATCATGtttcaacacaaattttaatttattctaagtACATAATCAATActggggtgtttggttcacaaaatGTTATATTACCCTAAGAAATATTAGATTATTGGATTGTTAGATTCATGTGTTTCGTTTAAAATTGAGGTATGTAatataaatttgttttgttgaagagttatttagtaaaatatagatgtaaatgatttaaaattaattaactaagagcttgaacaataattaattaagacaattgattaaaatgacaaaattagtAATAAGACAAGGGAATGTGAGAATACCTAAGAAAGGGGATGGTATCTAAAAACCTTATGTGGAGTTTATGTTACATTTCTTGTGGAAATtgcataacttgaaccaaacattggaatctTATATTTCCATACAAATATAACCCTAGTTATCTacttatcttatataacttgaaccaaatgcctcattttaaggtacaaaatttcataaaacgggacacaaaaactcacaaaacaagacacatacacatgttatatatttacta
This portion of the Ipomoea triloba cultivar NCNSP0323 chromosome 5, ASM357664v1 genome encodes:
- the LOC116020225 gene encoding protein FAM91A1-like isoform X3; the protein is MWKLNKSIAKELLPTQPVDFVIEPWWGVCLVNFTLEEFKKLTEEEMATIDKICKEEVNSFILFDPEVVKGLYRRGLVYFDVPVYPDDRFKVSRLEGFVSNREQSYEDPIEELLYAVFVVLSENSTVAELAATLQADLSQLQAASSFACRLGWAIKLLDPGSILQDTNTPGSPKSSINDEEDGSRASLSSGNMPTDGSGFMHGDIPWTENQCATSGYTRVAFLVDANITSYLMMGSVSPGLKSHAVTLYEAGKLGHDSIADLCMDLSTLEGAKFEGELQEFANHAFSLRCVLECLTSGGVKTDDGVKDGIPSCINPDATSLVVGTPSTTISGDFGTCVSELTADDYASTGSPKENPDAYQSTVGSVAGDNPLETTSEENDNFAGDSRSELTSQLEEKMVTNGSVDVGKGAMTQRRYRVDVLRCESLAALSPATLDRLFLHDYDIVVSMVPLPTSAVLPGSKGPLHFGPPSYSSMTPWMKLSLYSTMGSGPLSVVLMKGQCLRTLPAPLAGCEKALVWSWDGSSVGGLGGKSEGNLVKGSVLLHCLNSLLKYSAVLVQPLSRYDLDEGGRIVTLEIPLPLMNSDGSTANIGEEMGLHPEVIFNLNSLLTDLANKLNIWSIGYIRLIRLFKEKVAESFAHNAQYEWVPVSVEFGIPLFSPKLCSDICKRVVSSQLLQMDLFTEHHDAMQELRMRLRNVCDEYRATGPAARLLYQKEQSKEQSSRKLMTYASGRWNPLVDPSSPISGTMSEHQRLKLASRSRCRTEVLSFDGKILRSYALTPVYEAATRIVEESSSTSTVKIESDDAESKEVIHPGVNLLFDGFELLPFDIGACLQARQPAFLIAEASAASVNSAVK